The genome window CCCGGCGATCTCGATTGAACAGAAAACAACCTCGAAAAACCCGCGTTCCACCGTCGGCACGGTGACCGAGATTTACGACTACATGCGCTTGCTGTTCGCCCGCGCCGGAACACCCTACAGCCCGGCCACCGGCCAGCCGATTGAGGCGCAGCAGGTGCAGGACATGGTCGACCGCGTCATGACGATGGAAGAGGGCACGCGCGCCTACCTGATGGCCCCCATCGTGCGCGACCGCAAAGGCGAATACCGCAAAGAGATGCTGGAACTTCGCAAACAGGGCTTCGCGCGCGTCAAGGTGGACGGCGTATTCCACGAACTGGACGACGCGCCCAAGCTGGACAAAAAGTTCCGCCATGACATTGACGTCGTCGTGGACCGTATTGTTGTTAAGGAGGGAATTGAAACTCGCCTAGCTGATAGCTTCCGCACCGCGCTGGACCTTGCGCAAGGCATCGCGATCCTTGAAACCGCGCCCAAGGATGATGAGCCGGAACGCATCACGTTTTCCGAAAACTTCGCCTGCCCGGTCAGCGGCTTCACGATCCCCGAGATTGAACCCCGCCTGTTTTCCTTCAACGCCCCCTTCGGGGCCTGCCCGACCTGCGACGGTCTGGGGGTGGAGTTGTTCTTTGACGAACGCCTCGTCGTGCCGGATCAAAGCTTGAAAATCTATGACGGCGCGCTGGCCCCCTGGCGCAAGGGCAAGTCGCCGTATTTCCTGCAAACGATTGAAAGCATTGCCAAACACTATGAATTTGATCGCAACACCAAGTGGATCGACCTGCCTGAGAGGGTGCAGCAGGTATTCCTCTATGGTTCGGGTGATGAGGAAATTCAGTTCCGCTATGACGAAGGCGGGCGCGTCTATCAGGTGACACGCCCCTTCGAAGGCGTGATCCCGAATATGGAGCGGCGCTACCGCGAGACCGACAGCAACTGGATCCGCGAAGAATTCGAACGCTATCAGAACAACCGCCCCTGCGGCGTTTGCGAAGGCTTCCGCCTGCGCCCCGAAGCCCTGGCGGTGAAAATCGGCCCGGCGAAGGGCAAGGCCGACAAGCGGCTGCATGTGGGGCAGGTGGTGCAGATGTCGATCCGCGAGGCGCTGGCCTGGATCGAAGATGTGCCAAACCAGCTGAGCAAGCAGAAGAACGAGATTGCGCGCGCCATCCTGAAAGAGATCCGCGAACGTCTGGGGTTCCTCAACAACGTCGGGCTGGAGTATCTGACGCTGAGCCGAAACTCCGGCACTTTGTCCGGCGGGGAAAGCCAGCGTATCCGCCTGGCATCCCAAATTGGCAGTGGGTTAACAGGCGTTCTGTATGTTCTGGATGAACCGTCGATCGGGCTGCACCAACGCGATAACGACCGCCTGCTGCTGACCCTGAAGAACCTGCGTGACCAAGGGAATACGGTGATCGTGGTCGAGCATGACGAGGAAGCGATCCGCGAGGCTGATTACGTCTTCGACATCGGCCCCGGCGCAGGCGTGCACGGCGGCGAGGTTGTGGCCCATGGCAAACCGGCGGCGATCGCGCGGCACAAATCCTCGGTCACCGGGGCCTATCTGTCGGGCAAACGCTCAATCCCGGTCCCGGATAAGCGCCGGAAAGGCAACAAGAAGAAGATCACGGTGAAGAATGCCACCGGCAACAATCTGCAAAATGTGACGGCTGAGTTCCCGCTGGCCAAATTCGTCTGTGTTACGGGAGTTTCTGGCGGCGGGAAATCGACCCTGACGATTGAAACGCTGTTCAAAACCGCAAGCATGCGCCTGAACGGCGCGCGCCAGACCCCGGCGCCGTGTGAGACGATCAAGGGCCTCGAACACCTCGACAAAGTCATCGACATTGATCAGCGCCCCATCGGGCGGACTCCGCGTTCAAATCCAGCCACTTACACCGGGTCTTTCACCCCGATCCGCGACTGGTTTTCCGGCCTGCCCGAAGCCAAGGCGCGCGGCTATAAACCGGGGCGGTTTTCCTTCAACGTCAAGGGTGGCCGGTGCGAGGCATGTCAGGGCGACGGGCTGATCAAGATCGAGATGCATTTTCTGCCCGACGTTTATGTGACGTGTGAGACTTGTGCAGGCAAACGCTACAACCGGGAAACCCTGGAAATAAAGTTCAAAAGTAAGAGCATATCCGACGTTCTTGATATGACAGTTGAAGACGCGCAGGAATTCTTCAAGGCGGTCCCCAGCATCCGTGAAAAGATGGATGCGCTGATGCGCGTTGGCCTCGGCTATATCAAGGTTGGCCAGCCTGCGACGACCCTGTCAGGGGGCGAGGCGCAGCGGGTGAAACTGTCGAAGGAGCTGGCGCGGCGGTCGACGGGGCGGACGCTCTATATCCTCGACGAACCAACCACCGGCCTGCACTTTGAAGATGTGCGCAAGTTATTGGAAGTGCTGCATGAATTGGTTGATCAGGGCAACACGGTGGTGGTGATTGAACACAACCTCGACGTGGTGAAAACCGCCGACCATATCATCGACATCGGCCCCGAAGGCGGTGACGGCGGTGGGCGGATCGTGGCCACCGGCACGCCAGAACAGGTGGCCGGCGCAAAGGACAGCCACACGGGCCGCTATCTGGCCGACATGCTGGGCGTCGCGCGGGTGGCAGCGGAATGACCTGGGCCGTCGCCTGGCAACGCGCCGAAGGGGCGGGCGTTCTGATCGGATCGCTGGCGCTCGCCTGGGCATTGGGCGCGGGGTGGAGCTGGTGGGCCGCGCTGCTGATCTTCTTTGCGCCGGACATGACGTTTGCCGGATACCTCGTCGGGCCACGGATCGGTGCCGCAATCTACAACCTGGCGCATCTTTATGCGAGCGGGGCACTGCTGCTTGGGGCCGGGCTGCTGTTCGGCCTGCCCGCGCTGGCCTTCGTCGGCGCACTTTGGCTGGGCCATGCGGGGTTTGACCGCGCCCTGGGTTACGGGCTGAAACTGCCGGGCAGCTTCAAGGAAACCCATCTGGGCAACCTATAGAATTAGTTGACCGCCCGGTTCGCCTGATCGGTCACACGTTCCAAGACCTCGCGCGTGCGGCTGTCGACGCGGTAAACCTCACGCTCGACCCGGAAGTACATCCAGCCGTCTTTCGGCGGCGGCAGGCCATAGCGGCGCGTGTTCATCAGGATGTAATAGGTGTCGGGCAGGGTGTCGCCGATCTGCACCGGATAGACCCGCTCGGGCGCTTTCTGGAACTTCGCGCCGCCGGAACTCAACGCGCCCGCGCCAATCCCGAACCGGCTTTCAGCGGCGGTTGCGCATTTCGCACCGGATCCGGCGGTCAGGCAGGCCTGCGCCGGTGTGCCAAGAAGGCAAAGAATGAAGATCGCGCGCCACATGGGGCAAGACTCCCCCAAAAAACACCTGACCGTCAAGCGCCCGTGGTGCGGCCTTCGATTTCGTCGGCGTTTTTGATCAGCCGCTTGGCCGCCAATTTCATCACATACAATCCGAAGGCTGGGTTTTGATAGAACAGGCGCATGAACCCCGCTTCGTCCACGGACATGACCTCGCAATCTGTCAGGCAGGTGGCCGTGGCCGTTCGACGCTTCTGATCGGAAAAAAACGCAATTTCACCGAACAATGCCCCGTCCGAGATTTCTGCCCCGACCTCATCAAATCGGATTCTGCCGCTTTTGAGGTAGAACAGGTTGTCCGGCGGGTCGCCAATGCGAAAAACAACATCGCCAGCGGCGTAAGTCGAAGGCCGCAACAGTGGTTCAAGGAATTTCAGCGGATCTGAATCATCCGTTCGCGCCACACGCATCATCCGCGTCTGCATCACGATTTCCCACAGGCGATAGCAGTTGAACGGAAGCAGGATGGCATGAAGGACGAGTGTGGGCAGAATCCATTCTATCGCACTGAAAATTATGAAGAAGATATTGGCACAAATGGCAACCGTGCGCAGCGGCAGCATCGTGCGCATGGAATAGGCGCCCAATGTCATCAGGGCCGCAAGCCAGCCGGCGATTGTCGCAATCTCACTCACGATGTCACGCGCGCGGGCAATAGGTTCGCAGGGCAATCAGCCCGGGTCGGCCCGGTATTCCACCCGCAAAAATGGTTCACGCAGCCAGATCCACCCAGACCGGCACGTGGTCGCTTGGTTTTTCGCGCCCGCGCGCGAAGGCGTCGATCTGACAGTCGGTCAGAAGGTCGGCGCATTGCGGGGTCATCAAGAAATGGTCGATGCGGATGCCGTCGTTTCGCTGATATGCCCCGGCCTGATAATCCCAGAACGAGTATTGCTCTGGCAGCTGATTGCGGGCGCGGAACGCTTCGGTAAAGCCCAGGTTGACGATCCGGCGGAACGCCTCTCGGGTTTCGGGGCGGAACAGCGCGTCATCACGCCAGGCCTCAGGGCGGGCGGCGTCAATTGCGGCCGGAATGACGTTGTAATCACCTGCCATCAGGGCGGGTTCTTCCAGCAATAACAATTGCCTGGCGCGCACCTCCAGCCGTTTCATCCAGGCGAGCTTATAGTCATATTTCGGCCCCGGCGCCGGGTTGCCGTTGGGCAGGTACAAGCCGCAGACCCGGATCGGCACGGCACCGATCACGGTCGCCTCGATCCAGCGCGCCTGTTCGTCGGTATCATCACCGGGCAGCCCACGGGTCACGTCTTCCAACGGCAGTTTTGACAGGATCGCAACGCCGTTGAACCCCTTTTGCCCGTGGGTTTCGACGGTATAGCCGCGATCCTCAAAGATCTCGCGCGGGAAACCCTCGTCGACGGATTTGATTTCCTGCAACAGGGCCACATCCGGCTGCGCCTCGTCCAGCCACTCGGGCAGGGCGTTGATCCGGGCCTTGATGCCGTTGATGTTGAATGTCGCGATTTTCATGCGCCATGTATTGCCCGCCGCGCGACCGGGGGCAAGTTACGAACGCCCGTCCCGCAACAAATGCGCCTGATCCCGTCTTCTTGTTAGAAATATCCCGGGGAGGTCTGGAGGGGTTGACCCCTCCAGCCCCCGAAGGCTCTGCCCGTTTGGCCTGCGGCCTTATTTCACATCGAAAAGCTGGTGCCGCAGCCGCAGGAACTGGTCGCATTCGGGTTCTCGATCACGAACCGCGCGCCGATCAGCTCTTCGGAAAAGTCGATCACCGCACCCGTCAGGAACGGCAGCGAGACGGAATCGACCACGACCCGCTCGCCCGCGCCTTCCAGCACCAGATCATCCTTGGCAGGGTCATCCAGCTTGATCTCATATTGAAACCCGGAACAGCCGCCGCCCTCGACCGCGACGCGCAGCGCCTTGCCATCGGCATTGGCGCCAATCTCGGCCAAACGCTCGAACGCGCGGGGGGTCACTTTTAGGGGCAGGGTCAGCATGGTGTCCTCCGGCTTGAGAATCGAATATATGAACCGGGGGACGGGGCGACAAGACGAAGGCGAATGTGTGCGCAATTATGCAGTATTTCCCGAAGACAGCCGGGGGCGGCTTTATTCGGAAGACGAAAGCGCGTTCAGAA of Paracoccaceae bacterium contains these proteins:
- the uvrA gene encoding excinuclease ABC subunit UvrA, translated to MAELKNIEVRGAREHNLKSIDVDIPRDKLVVITGLSGSGKSSLAFDTIYAEGQRRYVESLSAYARQFLDMMEKPDVDHISGLSPAISIEQKTTSKNPRSTVGTVTEIYDYMRLLFARAGTPYSPATGQPIEAQQVQDMVDRVMTMEEGTRAYLMAPIVRDRKGEYRKEMLELRKQGFARVKVDGVFHELDDAPKLDKKFRHDIDVVVDRIVVKEGIETRLADSFRTALDLAQGIAILETAPKDDEPERITFSENFACPVSGFTIPEIEPRLFSFNAPFGACPTCDGLGVELFFDERLVVPDQSLKIYDGALAPWRKGKSPYFLQTIESIAKHYEFDRNTKWIDLPERVQQVFLYGSGDEEIQFRYDEGGRVYQVTRPFEGVIPNMERRYRETDSNWIREEFERYQNNRPCGVCEGFRLRPEALAVKIGPAKGKADKRLHVGQVVQMSIREALAWIEDVPNQLSKQKNEIARAILKEIRERLGFLNNVGLEYLTLSRNSGTLSGGESQRIRLASQIGSGLTGVLYVLDEPSIGLHQRDNDRLLLTLKNLRDQGNTVIVVEHDEEAIREADYVFDIGPGAGVHGGEVVAHGKPAAIARHKSSVTGAYLSGKRSIPVPDKRRKGNKKKITVKNATGNNLQNVTAEFPLAKFVCVTGVSGGGKSTLTIETLFKTASMRLNGARQTPAPCETIKGLEHLDKVIDIDQRPIGRTPRSNPATYTGSFTPIRDWFSGLPEAKARGYKPGRFSFNVKGGRCEACQGDGLIKIEMHFLPDVYVTCETCAGKRYNRETLEIKFKSKSISDVLDMTVEDAQEFFKAVPSIREKMDALMRVGLGYIKVGQPATTLSGGEAQRVKLSKELARRSTGRTLYILDEPTTGLHFEDVRKLLEVLHELVDQGNTVVVIEHNLDVVKTADHIIDIGPEGGDGGGRIVATGTPEQVAGAKDSHTGRYLADMLGVARVAAE
- a CDS encoding iron-sulfur cluster assembly accessory protein; the protein is MTLPLKVTPRAFERLAEIGANADGKALRVAVEGGGCSGFQYEIKLDDPAKDDLVLEGAGERVVVDSVSLPFLTGAVIDFSEELIGARFVIENPNATSSCGCGTSFSM
- a CDS encoding cyclic nucleotide-binding domain-containing protein — its product is MSEIATIAGWLAALMTLGAYSMRTMLPLRTVAICANIFFIIFSAIEWILPTLVLHAILLPFNCYRLWEIVMQTRMMRVARTDDSDPLKFLEPLLRPSTYAAGDVVFRIGDPPDNLFYLKSGRIRFDEVGAEISDGALFGEIAFFSDQKRRTATATCLTDCEVMSVDEAGFMRLFYQNPAFGLYVMKLAAKRLIKNADEIEGRTTGA
- a CDS encoding DUF4260 family protein: MTWAVAWQRAEGAGVLIGSLALAWALGAGWSWWAALLIFFAPDMTFAGYLVGPRIGAAIYNLAHLYASGALLLGAGLLFGLPALAFVGALWLGHAGFDRALGYGLKLPGSFKETHLGNL
- the xth gene encoding exodeoxyribonuclease III, whose translation is MKIATFNINGIKARINALPEWLDEAQPDVALLQEIKSVDEGFPREIFEDRGYTVETHGQKGFNGVAILSKLPLEDVTRGLPGDDTDEQARWIEATVIGAVPIRVCGLYLPNGNPAPGPKYDYKLAWMKRLEVRARQLLLLEEPALMAGDYNVIPAAIDAARPEAWRDDALFRPETREAFRRIVNLGFTEAFRARNQLPEQYSFWDYQAGAYQRNDGIRIDHFLMTPQCADLLTDCQIDAFARGREKPSDHVPVWVDLAA